The DNA region AATGATTAAAACAATGTCAACTGATAGTCATCATTTTCAACTAGATTTAGTTTTAGAGAAGGTTTTTTATCTCTATACGCATAAGAAATTAAACCAGATAAAAGATTTGCAAAAAAATTTGCAAAACTTCGACGTCGAGTATGTTCAATTTGACAAATGTTTTTTAGTTCGTCATTTACACTTTCAATAACTGCACGTTTACGCAATAGCACTTTATCAGAAACTGATAAAGGTTCACCCTTCATATTTTTTTTCAACTTAGTAATTAGGTTAATTCCATCTACAAATAACATTTGTTTTAAATCCTTTGATATGTATCCTTTATCTCCAAATAACTTTCCAAATATTTTCTTTATAAAATTTTCGTTTTTTAAAGGCTCTCTATCATCAACGTTTCCTTTTGTTATCATGAATGAAAGAATCTCCCCTTTATCATTAATAACTAAGTGAAGCTTAAAACCGTAAAAATAACCGATACTACTATGTCCTCTTTCAGCATAACCTCTAAAAACCCTATTACTATGTATCCTTCTATTATTACATACTTTTATTGGAGTAGAGTCAACAAATGAAATACCAGTTGCTTCTCCTGTTTTACTTTTTAACAGGAAATAAATCATTGGAAGAATAGTGTTTTTTTGAAGTTCTACAAACCTATTGTAGGAAACTAGACCTGGAAATTCCTTTGTATAGTACTTTTTAACGTGTTTAATATAAAAATTTTTTAACTCTCTAAATCCTGATAAGTGAAATAAAATTAAGATACTCATTACTTCACTATTTGACAAACTTGAATCTCTTTTGCGAATTTTGCATTGTTGGTCGATTCCTCTAGAATCTAAAAATTTATCAAACTCTTTCATAAAGTCGTCTACTTCACAAAATATTCTCGTTATATAAAGAATTGTATGCACGATATCTCCTATATTGTTATTTATAATAATAAGTATAATAATATAATAAAAAATACTATAATAATAAATAACTATTTATGTAAAATTATAGCTTTTTCTTAAATCGAACTCACGTTATTATTAGTTTCTTGATATCGTTAGGTTTTGATACACAATCAATCATTTCTGATGAATAACATTTTTTAATATCGTCTTCCATTACATTTGCAGTCATTGCAATTTTTGAAAAATCAAGAATTTCGTTAAAGAGAAATAGAAGGGCTTCACTACTTTTTTTGACTGCTTCAGCGTATCTTTTTTGTTCATCATTAAAGCTGGTATCTAGTAATAGATTAGTCATTCCAATCACAGCATTCATAGGGGGTCTAATATCATGACTCATTCTTGCAAGAAGTTCCGATTTTGCTTTATTTGCAGCCTCAGTAAGAAGTTTCGACTCCTTTAATTTTTACTTTCAGTAATAATGGCGATGTAGGCCAAAACCTCACCTTTGTTATTATAAATTGAGTCAACTCTTGAGTAGACAGGAAAAATTCGCCCTGACTTGGTTTTCATTTCAACCTCACCATGCCATTTCCCAAAAGTTAAAATTTTACCATCGATCATCTTTGCTGTATCATCACTAGCATACATTTG from Candidatus Delongbacteria bacterium includes:
- a CDS encoding IS982 family transposase; the encoded protein is MKEFDKFLDSRGIDQQCKIRKRDSSLSNSEVMSILILFHLSGFRELKNFYIKHVKKYYTKEFPGLVSYNRFVELQKNTILPMIYFLLKSKTGEATGISFVDSTPIKVCNNRRIHSNRVFRGYAERGHSSIGYFYGFKLHLVINDKGEILSFMITKGNVDDREPLKNENFIKKIFGKLFGDKGYISKDLKQMLFVDGINLITKLKKNMKGEPLSVSDKVLLRKRAVIESVNDELKNICQIEHTRRRSFANFFANLLSGLISYAYRDKKPSLKLNLVENDDYQLTLF